From a region of the Takifugu flavidus isolate HTHZ2018 chromosome 20, ASM371156v2, whole genome shotgun sequence genome:
- the setd1ba gene encoding histone-lysine N-methyltransferase SETD1B-A isoform X3 codes for MSKPGERNRLNEDHGRKQSSSLANGMDSHPVCGSAEKRSHHWRSYKLIIDPALKKGSHKLYRYDGHTFSMPNPGIPPVEMVRDPRIGRLWTKYKETDLPVPKFKIDECYIGPVPPKEVTFARLNDNIREGFLTDMCKKFGDIEEVEILYNPKNKKHLGVAKVVFESVKAAKVAVQSLHETSVMGNIIHVELDPKGENRQRYYQLLMNGSYTPRTLPVGGEEAREVSPRSLAEALLACEPIRRLSESNLTAVERGLPPSSSTTPVSLETGYSSLRQETPQSQGTPHTPRQAGTPFSQDSNYSSRQSTPAYQSSRPESSGGYKSRRHESKFQDAYNRRPERPQYRSNMYRSSTSEQAPFKQHQLTPPEPPPSTPSFTYTAPPPATPNFKSTFSPYQAPLPPAFPPSEPVFHHPAQREDDYPRPPQPPQAAAPDYLPTKERPETPPTPEPPPPEPAPHPNTPPPQTPEHCPSPGSPTHDPERNSLDSRIEMLLKEKRPKFAPFLEERDSDTEVRMEGSPISSSSSQLSPIPPFTGGSQGGLQNSRPSSTGLEDISPTPLPDSEDEEPILGTSSLLKKISSPVQDKVGNSDRGTTPTDKTDPGPQSSGEDMEISDDEMPGTPVADGDCAKGIVVNSAVSPMQTLSLPPPGFPSLSHQPGFPIPHHHLTPHTAVPGHPAHLASHPGVSHHMLAHMDPYVHSMMPLMQMELMNCLRWEQWSTVPMSFQMQQQMLSRMAQTRGPYPYPHFMDGGASGPFGAPYAPLSMGAAPGSNAGMPGQQWQHPSIPTFNPNVPPPGYDTKKEDPHKATVDGVLLVIVKELKAIMKRDLNRKMVEVVAFRAFDDWWDKKERSAKASLTPVKGTEGKEEERPKPKETMGSSLLENWNKGEGLGYEGMGLGIGLRGAIRLPSFKVKRKGPPEAASAGDNKRARPSTPVDDELEDEDRDRDAAELPSDGSKMDGDSASSKRRHSRPLELDSEGEENDTSGKEEELLSDREEEPEETEAPDRLRSGKESGEEEGDDEAEGDSSSESSSSDSSDDEAESSSYSKASSDSSSASSDSSEYEMSSEEEEEEVDAKVLATQDKESRSKKLQSSSSSSSSSSSSSTSSSSSSSSSSDEEDREIKIEAPSSPVAPVLKEEDQRSKEELSSKIKGRPPSPEEELTQERRPPSPKPSPAKEPHVSVEGNIPVVKSEPPEHEANLRPPTPTGTLPNSTLEKKAKEIEGRSLLHPPPGPLADLPQRTRLPTDEDIPRTPGRDLMERTRSLGKSQSTDTMPITPGGDAPLTGSSSLLLSSPHIPSSPFSYPAQSPVLSAGVPRTPGRDLTFTPVFPDPAALTINRKISSESLDDRPVFKEPTLSALPNQTLSAGTELSARVPEDLPSGLNVDVPVPSDTGSLKKKTGRPKGKKAPALSTSDDSLELLSEPTLLRDARLADLPTQRISAPSLDRSNLDFRDREVEPQTVLPDEDGFLSYEDEAPVLIKPTRRQRRGWEALLLDSLSSVTSPQRSYFKPRSEFEEMTILYDIWNEGIDEEDVRLLQITYEKMLQQDNGNDWLNDTLWVNHPSTNIPGVKRKRRDDGMRDHMTGCARSEGYYKIDKKDKIKYLQSTRLQSEEPPIDTQGMSIPAQVHASTRAGSERRSEQRRLLSSFACDSDLLKFNQLKFRKKKIRFCKSHIHDWGLFALEPIAADEMVIEYVGQNIRQVIADMREKRYEEEGIGSSYMFRVDHDTIIDATKCGNFARFINHSCNPNCYAKVITVESQKKIVIYSRQPINVNEEITYDYKFPIEDVKIPCLCGAENCRGTLN; via the exons ATGTCCAAGCCGGGCGAGAGGAATAGATTGAACGAAGACCATGGCAGAAAGCAGAGTTCAA GTTTGGCGAACGGCATGGACAGTCATCCCGTCTGCGGCTCGGCGGAGAAGCGGAGCCACCACTGGAGAAGTTACAAGTTGATCATCGACCCGGCGCTGAAGAAGGGATCCCACAAACTGTATCGCTACGATGGACACACTTTCAGCATGCCC AACCCCGGGATACCGCCGGTGGAGATGGTTCGAGACCCGAGGATCGGTCGTCTCTGGACTAAGTATAAAGAGACGGATCTGCCGGTGCCCAAGTTTAAG ATCGACGAGTGCTACATCGGCCCCGTCCCCCCGAAGGAGGTGACGTTCGCGCGGCTCAACGACAACATCAGGGAAGGGTTCCTAACCGACATGTGCAAGAAATTCGGCGACATCGAGGAGGTGGAGATTTTGTATAATCCGAAGAACAAAAAGCACCTGGGAGTTGCCAAAGTTGTTTTCGAGAGCGTGAAGGCCGCCAAAGTGGCGGTGCAGTCGCTGCACGAGACGTCTGTTATGGGAAACATCATCCACGTGGAGCTGGACCCGAAAG GTGAGAATCGCCAGAGGTACTATCAGCTCCTGATGAATGGCAGCTACACCCCGCGGACCCTACCTGTTGGTGGAGAGGAAGCCAGAGAAGTTTCCCCTCGCAGTCTGGCAGAAGCCTTACTG GCCTGCGAGCCCATCCGCAGGTTATCGGAGTCAAACCTGACTGCCGTTGAAAGAGGACTGCCGCCCAGTAGCTCCACCACGCCGGTGTCTCTGGAAACTGGGTACTCCAGCCTGAGGCAGGAAACACCACAGTCCCAGGGAACCCCTCATACCCCACGTCAGGCAGGGACGCCCTTCTCCCAGGACTCCAATTACTCCAGTCGTCAGTCTACACCTGCATACCAGTCCAGCCGACCCGAGAGCTCCGGAGGTTACAAGTCACGGAGGCACGAGAGCAAGTTCCAGGACGCGTACAACCGCAGGCCGGAGAGGCCGCAGTACCGCAGCAACATGTACCGAAGTTCGACGTCAGAACAAGCCCCCTTTAAGCAACACCAGCTCACCCCACCTGAACCCCCACCGTCCACCCCCTCTTTCACATACACAGCACCTCCCCCAGCTACGCCCAATTTCAAGTCCACGTTCTCACCCTATCAGGCTCCTCTGCCCCCTGCATTCCCCCCGTCAGAACCAGTTTTCCATCACCCTGCCCAAAGGGAGGACGATTATCCCCGACCACCACAGCCGCCCCAAGCAGCTGCCCCCGACTACTTGCCCACCAAGGAGAGACCAGAAACCCCTCCGACCCCAGAACCACCCCCGCCAGAGCCTGCGCCCCATCCCAACACCCCACCTCCACAGACACCAGAGCACTGCCCCTCACCTGGCTCGCCCACACACGATCCGGAGCGCAACAGCCTGGATTCCCGCATCGAGATGCTCCTCAAGGAGAAAAGGCCCAAATTTGCACCATTCCTGGAGGAGCGAGACTCGGACACAGAGGTACGGATGGAGGGAAGTCCCatttcctcctcgtcctctcagCTGTCCCCCATTCCGCCCTTTACGGGCGGCTCACAAGGTGGCCTGCAAAATTCCCGTCCCTCAAGTACGGGCTTGGAGGATATCAGCCCGACCCCACTGCCCGACTCGGAAGACGAGGAGCCGATTCTTGGGACTTCCTCACTGCTCAAGAAGATCAGCTCACCTGTGCAGGACAAGGTGGGCAACAGTGACAGAGGCACCACTCCTACGGATAAAACGGACCCG GGTCCACAGTCGTCAGGAGAAGACATGGAAATCTCCGATGATGAAATGCCAGGTACTCCCGTCGCCGATGGAGACTGTGCCAAGGGGATTGTTGTAAATTCTGCAGTGTCCCCAATGCAGACTttgtccctcccccctcctggcTTCCCATCTCTCTCCCATCAGCCCGGCTTCCCGATCCCACACCACCATCTGACCCCTCACACCGCCGTCCCGGGTCACCCTGCTCACCTGGCCAGCCACCCTGGGGTGTCCCATCACATGCTGGCACACATGGACCCTTACGTTCACAGCATGATGCCTCTCAtgcagatggagctgatgaACTGCTTGCGGTGGGAGCAGTGGAGCACCGTCCCCATGTCCtttcagatgcagcagcagatgctgaGTCGCATGGCACAGACTCGAGGGCCATATCCGTACCCGCATTTTATGGACGGCGGTGCTTCGGGGCCTTTCGGGGCACCTTACGCGCCTCTGTCTATGGGTGCTGCACCAGGAAGCAATGCAGGAATGCCTGGACAACAGTGGCAGCATCCGAGTATACCAACATTCAACCCTAACGTCCCCCCTCCTGGGTATGATACTAAAAAGGAGGACCCCCACAAGGCAACAGTTGACGGCGTGCTGCTGGTCATTGTCAAAGAGCTAAAGGCCATCATGAAGAGGGACCTCAACCGAAaaatggtggaggtggtggcttTTAGAGCCTTTGATGATTGGTGGGATAAGAAGGAACGCTCGGCAAAG GCATCTTTGACACCAGTCAAAGGTACTGAGggtaaagaagaagaaagacccAAACCCAAAGAGACGATGGGCTCAAGTCTGTTGGAAAACTGGAACAAGGGCGAAGGCCTGGGATACGAGGGAATGGGCCTGGGAATCGGTTTACGGGGAGCCATCCGCTTGCCCTCCTTCAAG GTGAAGAGGAAGGGCCCACCTGAAGCTGCGTCCGCAGGTGACAACAAACGGGCTCGACCATCAACACCGGTGGACGACgagctggaggatgaag ACCGCGATCGAGACGCAGCCGAGCTCCCCTCAGACGGCTCCAAAATGGACGGCGACAGCGCGTCGTCAAAGCGGCGGCATTCGCGACCGCTAGAACTGGACAGCGAAGGAGAGGAGAACGACACCTCGGGGAAAGAAGAGGAGTTGTTGTCtgacagggaggaggaaccAGAAGAAACAGAGGCCCCCGATAGGCTGCGTTCTGGAAAA GAaagtggagaagaggagggtgatgatgaAGCAGAGGGAGACTCGTCCAGTGAGAGCAGCTCCTCCGATTCATCTGATGATG AAGCGGAAAGTTCATCTTACTCCAAGGCGAGCTCGGACTCCTCTTCGGCAAGTTCGGACTCCTCGGAGTACGAGATGagctcggaggaggaggaggaggaagtagaCGCTAAGGTTTTGGCAACACAGGACAAGGAGTCCAGAAGCAAaaagctccagagctcctcgtcctcgtcctcgtcgtcTTCGTCGTCCTCAACGTCGTCTTCTtcatcgtcatcttcatcctctgatgaagaggacagggaaaTTAAGATCGAGgctccatcctctcctgttGCACCAGTTCTAAAAGAGGAGGACCAAAGGAGTAAGGAGGAACTGAGCAGCAAGATCAAGGGAAGACCTCCCAGTCCTGAGGAGGAGCTCACCCAGGAACGGAGGCCACCTTCACCCAAACCGAGTCCAG CCAAAGAGCCACATGTTAGCGTGGAGGGTAATATTCCTGTAGTCAAGTCTGAGCCTCCAGAGCACGAAGCGAACCTTCGGCCACCCACTCCAACAGGCACCCTGCCCAACAGCACCCTGGAGAAGAAAGCCAAAG AAATAGAAGGCCGCTCCCTTCTTCATCCTCCCCCTGGCCCCCTGGCCGACCTTCCCCAACGTACCCGGCTCCCAACAGATGAGGATATCCCTCGCACTCCCGGCAGGGACTTGATGGAGCGCACCCGGAGTCTGGGTAAGTCCCAGAGCACGGACACGATGCCCATCACTCCTGGCGGTGACGCCCCACTGacgggcagcagcagcttgttgCTTAGCTCCCCTCACATCCCCAGTAGCCCCTTTTCCTACCCTGCACAGTCCCCTGTCCTTTCTGCTGGAGTACCACGCACTCCAGGACGAGACTTAACCTTCACCCCTGTCTTCCCTGACCCCGCAGCACTAACCATCAATAGGAAAATCTCCTCTGAAAGTCTTGATGACAGACCGGTGTTTAAAGAGCCCACTCTCAGTGCTCTACCTAACCAGACTCTATCAGCTGGAACAGAGCTTTCAGCAAGGGTTCCCGAGGATCTGCCTTCTGGTCTTAACGTAGATGTCCCTGTGCCATCAGATACTGGCTcattaaagaagaaaactggACGACCCAAAGGCAAAAAGGCCCCGGCTCTCTCTACATCTGACGACTCTTTGGAACTCTTGTCAGAGCCCACTCTGCTTCGTGATGCACGTCTCGCTGATTTGCCCACGCAGAGGATATCTGCCCCGTCTCTGGATCGTTCAAACCTGGACTTCCGggacagagaggtggagccTCAGACAGTCTTGCCCGACGAGGACGGCTTCTTGTCCTATGAAGATGAGGCACCTGTGCTCATTAAGCCAACTCGGAGGCAACGGCGCGGCTGGGaggcgctgctgctggacagccTCTCTTCCGTCACGTCGCCGCAACGGTCATACTTCAAGCCACGGTCGGAGTTCGAGGAGATGACCATTTTGTACGACATCTGGAATGAAGGCATAGATGAGGAGGACGTGCGGCTCTTGCAGATCACTTATGAAAAGATGTTGCAGCAGGATAACGGCAACGACTGGCTCAATGACACTCTCTGGGTCAACCATCCTT CCACCAACATCCCTGGggtgaagagaaaaagaagagatgaCGGCATGCGAGACCACATGACGGGATGTGCGAGAAGTGAGGGATATTACAAGATCGACAAGAAGGACAAGATCAAGTACCTACAGAGCACGAGGCTACAGTCTGAAGAGCCACCGATCgacacacag GGTATGAGCATCCCTGCACAGGTCcatgcctccaccagagctggcTCCGAGCGTCGGTCGGAGCAGCGACGTTTGCTCTCCTCCTTCGCGTGCGACAGCGACCTGCTGAAGTTCAATCAGCTGAAG TTCCGTAAGAAAAAGATCAGATTCTGCAAGTCGCACATCCACGACTGGGGTCTATTCGCTTTGGAGCCAATCGCTGCTGATGAAATGGTGATTGAATACGTGGGGCAGAACATCCGACAG GTCATCGCAGACATGCGGGAGAAACGTTACGAGGAAGAGGGCATCGGCAGCAGCTACATGTTCCGCGTTGACCACGACACCATCATCGACGCCACGAAGTGTGGCAACTTCGCCCGTTTCATCAACCACAGCTGCAAC CCCAACTGTTATGCGAAAGTCATCACGGTGGAGTCGCAGAAGAAGATCGTGATCTACTCCAGGCAGCCCATCAACGTTAACGAGGAGATCACGTACGACTACAAGTTCCCCATAGAGGACGTTAAGATCCCCTGTTTGTGTGGGGCCGAGAACTGCAGGGGAACGCTGAATTAA
- the setd1ba gene encoding histone-lysine N-methyltransferase SETD1B-A isoform X4, translating to MSKPGERNRLNEDHGRKQSSSLANGMDSHPVCGSAEKRSHHWRSYKLIIDPALKKGSHKLYRYDGHTFSMPNPGIPPVEMVRDPRIGRLWTKYKETDLPVPKFKIDECYIGPVPPKEVTFARLNDNIREGFLTDMCKKFGDIEEVEILYNPKNKKHLGVAKVVFESVKAAKVAVQSLHETSVMGNIIHVELDPKGENRQRYYQLLMNGSYTPRTLPVGGEEAREVSPRSLAEALLACEPIRRLSESNLTAVERGLPPSSSTTPVSLETGYSSLRQETPQSQGTPHTPRQAGTPFSQDSNYSSRQSTPAYQSSRPESSGGYKSRRHESKFQDAYNRRPERPQYRSNMYRSSTSEQAPFKQHQLTPPEPPPSTPSFTYTAPPPATPNFKSTFSPYQAPLPPAFPPSEPVFHHPAQREDDYPRPPQPPQAAAPDYLPTKERPETPPTPEPPPPEPAPHPNTPPPQTPEHCPSPGSPTHDPERNSLDSRIEMLLKEKRPKFAPFLEERDSDTEVRMEGSPISSSSSQLSPIPPFTGGSQGGLQNSRPSSTGLEDISPTPLPDSEDEEPILGTSSLLKKISSPVQDKVGNSDRGTTPTDKTDPGPQSSGEDMEISDDEMPGTPVADGDCAKGIVVNSAVSPMQTLSLPPPGFPSLSHQPGFPIPHHHLTPHTAVPGHPAHLASHPGVSHHMLAHMDPYVHSMMPLMQMELMNCLRWEQWSTVPMSFQMQQQMLSRMAQTRGPYPYPHFMDGGASGPFGAPYAPLSMGAAPGSNAGMPGQQWQHPSIPTFNPNVPPPGYDTKKEDPHKATVDGVLLVIVKELKAIMKRDLNRKMVEVVAFRAFDDWWDKKERSAKASLTPVKGTEGKEEERPKPKETMGSSLLENWNKGEGLGYEGMGLGIGLRGAIRLPSFKVKRKGPPEAASAGDNKRARPSTPVDDELEDEDRDRDAAELPSDGSKMDGDSASSKRRHSRPLELDSEGEENDTSGKEEELLSDREEEPEETEAPDRLRSGKESGEEEGDDEAEGDSSSESSSSDSSDDEAESSSYSKASSDSSSASSDSSEYEMSSEEEEEEVDAKVLATQDKESRSKKLQSSSSSSSSSSSSSTSSSSSSSSSSDEEDREIKIEAPSSPVAPVLKEEDQRSKEELSSKIKGRPPSPEEELTQERRPPSPKPSPAKEPHVSVEGNIPVVKSEPPEHEANLRPPTPTGTLPNSTLEKKAKGKTEPDEAHFAPGRLASSQLDSKSGMHLPLPPHPEIEGRSLLHPPPGPLADLPQRTRLPTDEDIPRTPGRDLMERTRSLDTGSLKKKTGRPKGKKAPALSTSDDSLELLSEPTLLRDARLADLPTQRISAPSLDRSNLDFRDREVEPQTVLPDEDGFLSYEDEAPVLIKPTRRQRRGWEALLLDSLSSVTSPQRSYFKPRSEFEEMTILYDIWNEGIDEEDVRLLQITYEKMLQQDNGNDWLNDTLWVNHPSTNIPGVKRKRRDDGMRDHMTGCARSEGYYKIDKKDKIKYLQSTRLQSEEPPIDTQGMSIPAQVHASTRAGSERRSEQRRLLSSFACDSDLLKFNQLKFRKKKIRFCKSHIHDWGLFALEPIAADEMVIEYVGQNIRQVIADMREKRYEEEGIGSSYMFRVDHDTIIDATKCGNFARFINHSCNPNCYAKVITVESQKKIVIYSRQPINVNEEITYDYKFPIEDVKIPCLCGAENCRGTLN from the exons ATGTCCAAGCCGGGCGAGAGGAATAGATTGAACGAAGACCATGGCAGAAAGCAGAGTTCAA GTTTGGCGAACGGCATGGACAGTCATCCCGTCTGCGGCTCGGCGGAGAAGCGGAGCCACCACTGGAGAAGTTACAAGTTGATCATCGACCCGGCGCTGAAGAAGGGATCCCACAAACTGTATCGCTACGATGGACACACTTTCAGCATGCCC AACCCCGGGATACCGCCGGTGGAGATGGTTCGAGACCCGAGGATCGGTCGTCTCTGGACTAAGTATAAAGAGACGGATCTGCCGGTGCCCAAGTTTAAG ATCGACGAGTGCTACATCGGCCCCGTCCCCCCGAAGGAGGTGACGTTCGCGCGGCTCAACGACAACATCAGGGAAGGGTTCCTAACCGACATGTGCAAGAAATTCGGCGACATCGAGGAGGTGGAGATTTTGTATAATCCGAAGAACAAAAAGCACCTGGGAGTTGCCAAAGTTGTTTTCGAGAGCGTGAAGGCCGCCAAAGTGGCGGTGCAGTCGCTGCACGAGACGTCTGTTATGGGAAACATCATCCACGTGGAGCTGGACCCGAAAG GTGAGAATCGCCAGAGGTACTATCAGCTCCTGATGAATGGCAGCTACACCCCGCGGACCCTACCTGTTGGTGGAGAGGAAGCCAGAGAAGTTTCCCCTCGCAGTCTGGCAGAAGCCTTACTG GCCTGCGAGCCCATCCGCAGGTTATCGGAGTCAAACCTGACTGCCGTTGAAAGAGGACTGCCGCCCAGTAGCTCCACCACGCCGGTGTCTCTGGAAACTGGGTACTCCAGCCTGAGGCAGGAAACACCACAGTCCCAGGGAACCCCTCATACCCCACGTCAGGCAGGGACGCCCTTCTCCCAGGACTCCAATTACTCCAGTCGTCAGTCTACACCTGCATACCAGTCCAGCCGACCCGAGAGCTCCGGAGGTTACAAGTCACGGAGGCACGAGAGCAAGTTCCAGGACGCGTACAACCGCAGGCCGGAGAGGCCGCAGTACCGCAGCAACATGTACCGAAGTTCGACGTCAGAACAAGCCCCCTTTAAGCAACACCAGCTCACCCCACCTGAACCCCCACCGTCCACCCCCTCTTTCACATACACAGCACCTCCCCCAGCTACGCCCAATTTCAAGTCCACGTTCTCACCCTATCAGGCTCCTCTGCCCCCTGCATTCCCCCCGTCAGAACCAGTTTTCCATCACCCTGCCCAAAGGGAGGACGATTATCCCCGACCACCACAGCCGCCCCAAGCAGCTGCCCCCGACTACTTGCCCACCAAGGAGAGACCAGAAACCCCTCCGACCCCAGAACCACCCCCGCCAGAGCCTGCGCCCCATCCCAACACCCCACCTCCACAGACACCAGAGCACTGCCCCTCACCTGGCTCGCCCACACACGATCCGGAGCGCAACAGCCTGGATTCCCGCATCGAGATGCTCCTCAAGGAGAAAAGGCCCAAATTTGCACCATTCCTGGAGGAGCGAGACTCGGACACAGAGGTACGGATGGAGGGAAGTCCCatttcctcctcgtcctctcagCTGTCCCCCATTCCGCCCTTTACGGGCGGCTCACAAGGTGGCCTGCAAAATTCCCGTCCCTCAAGTACGGGCTTGGAGGATATCAGCCCGACCCCACTGCCCGACTCGGAAGACGAGGAGCCGATTCTTGGGACTTCCTCACTGCTCAAGAAGATCAGCTCACCTGTGCAGGACAAGGTGGGCAACAGTGACAGAGGCACCACTCCTACGGATAAAACGGACCCG GGTCCACAGTCGTCAGGAGAAGACATGGAAATCTCCGATGATGAAATGCCAGGTACTCCCGTCGCCGATGGAGACTGTGCCAAGGGGATTGTTGTAAATTCTGCAGTGTCCCCAATGCAGACTttgtccctcccccctcctggcTTCCCATCTCTCTCCCATCAGCCCGGCTTCCCGATCCCACACCACCATCTGACCCCTCACACCGCCGTCCCGGGTCACCCTGCTCACCTGGCCAGCCACCCTGGGGTGTCCCATCACATGCTGGCACACATGGACCCTTACGTTCACAGCATGATGCCTCTCAtgcagatggagctgatgaACTGCTTGCGGTGGGAGCAGTGGAGCACCGTCCCCATGTCCtttcagatgcagcagcagatgctgaGTCGCATGGCACAGACTCGAGGGCCATATCCGTACCCGCATTTTATGGACGGCGGTGCTTCGGGGCCTTTCGGGGCACCTTACGCGCCTCTGTCTATGGGTGCTGCACCAGGAAGCAATGCAGGAATGCCTGGACAACAGTGGCAGCATCCGAGTATACCAACATTCAACCCTAACGTCCCCCCTCCTGGGTATGATACTAAAAAGGAGGACCCCCACAAGGCAACAGTTGACGGCGTGCTGCTGGTCATTGTCAAAGAGCTAAAGGCCATCATGAAGAGGGACCTCAACCGAAaaatggtggaggtggtggcttTTAGAGCCTTTGATGATTGGTGGGATAAGAAGGAACGCTCGGCAAAG GCATCTTTGACACCAGTCAAAGGTACTGAGggtaaagaagaagaaagacccAAACCCAAAGAGACGATGGGCTCAAGTCTGTTGGAAAACTGGAACAAGGGCGAAGGCCTGGGATACGAGGGAATGGGCCTGGGAATCGGTTTACGGGGAGCCATCCGCTTGCCCTCCTTCAAG GTGAAGAGGAAGGGCCCACCTGAAGCTGCGTCCGCAGGTGACAACAAACGGGCTCGACCATCAACACCGGTGGACGACgagctggaggatgaag ACCGCGATCGAGACGCAGCCGAGCTCCCCTCAGACGGCTCCAAAATGGACGGCGACAGCGCGTCGTCAAAGCGGCGGCATTCGCGACCGCTAGAACTGGACAGCGAAGGAGAGGAGAACGACACCTCGGGGAAAGAAGAGGAGTTGTTGTCtgacagggaggaggaaccAGAAGAAACAGAGGCCCCCGATAGGCTGCGTTCTGGAAAA GAaagtggagaagaggagggtgatgatgaAGCAGAGGGAGACTCGTCCAGTGAGAGCAGCTCCTCCGATTCATCTGATGATG AAGCGGAAAGTTCATCTTACTCCAAGGCGAGCTCGGACTCCTCTTCGGCAAGTTCGGACTCCTCGGAGTACGAGATGagctcggaggaggaggaggaggaagtagaCGCTAAGGTTTTGGCAACACAGGACAAGGAGTCCAGAAGCAAaaagctccagagctcctcgtcctcgtcctcgtcgtcTTCGTCGTCCTCAACGTCGTCTTCTtcatcgtcatcttcatcctctgatgaagaggacagggaaaTTAAGATCGAGgctccatcctctcctgttGCACCAGTTCTAAAAGAGGAGGACCAAAGGAGTAAGGAGGAACTGAGCAGCAAGATCAAGGGAAGACCTCCCAGTCCTGAGGAGGAGCTCACCCAGGAACGGAGGCCACCTTCACCCAAACCGAGTCCAG CCAAAGAGCCACATGTTAGCGTGGAGGGTAATATTCCTGTAGTCAAGTCTGAGCCTCCAGAGCACGAAGCGAACCTTCGGCCACCCACTCCAACAGGCACCCTGCCCAACAGCACCCTGGAGAAGAAAGCCAAAGGTAAAACAGAGCCCGACGAAGCACACTTTGCCCCCGGTCGATTAGCCTCATCCCAGCTGGATTCCAAATCTGGAATGcacctccctcttcctcctcacccagAAATAGAAGGCCGCTCCCTTCTTCATCCTCCCCCTGGCCCCCTGGCCGACCTTCCCCAACGTACCCGGCTCCCAACAGATGAGGATATCCCTCGCACTCCCGGCAGGGACTTGATGGAGCGCACCCGGAGTCTGG ATACTGGCTcattaaagaagaaaactggACGACCCAAAGGCAAAAAGGCCCCGGCTCTCTCTACATCTGACGACTCTTTGGAACTCTTGTCAGAGCCCACTCTGCTTCGTGATGCACGTCTCGCTGATTTGCCCACGCAGAGGATATCTGCCCCGTCTCTGGATCGTTCAAACCTGGACTTCCGggacagagaggtggagccTCAGACAGTCTTGCCCGACGAGGACGGCTTCTTGTCCTATGAAGATGAGGCACCTGTGCTCATTAAGCCAACTCGGAGGCAACGGCGCGGCTGGGaggcgctgctgctggacagccTCTCTTCCGTCACGTCGCCGCAACGGTCATACTTCAAGCCACGGTCGGAGTTCGAGGAGATGACCATTTTGTACGACATCTGGAATGAAGGCATAGATGAGGAGGACGTGCGGCTCTTGCAGATCACTTATGAAAAGATGTTGCAGCAGGATAACGGCAACGACTGGCTCAATGACACTCTCTGGGTCAACCATCCTT CCACCAACATCCCTGGggtgaagagaaaaagaagagatgaCGGCATGCGAGACCACATGACGGGATGTGCGAGAAGTGAGGGATATTACAAGATCGACAAGAAGGACAAGATCAAGTACCTACAGAGCACGAGGCTACAGTCTGAAGAGCCACCGATCgacacacag GGTATGAGCATCCCTGCACAGGTCcatgcctccaccagagctggcTCCGAGCGTCGGTCGGAGCAGCGACGTTTGCTCTCCTCCTTCGCGTGCGACAGCGACCTGCTGAAGTTCAATCAGCTGAAG TTCCGTAAGAAAAAGATCAGATTCTGCAAGTCGCACATCCACGACTGGGGTCTATTCGCTTTGGAGCCAATCGCTGCTGATGAAATGGTGATTGAATACGTGGGGCAGAACATCCGACAG GTCATCGCAGACATGCGGGAGAAACGTTACGAGGAAGAGGGCATCGGCAGCAGCTACATGTTCCGCGTTGACCACGACACCATCATCGACGCCACGAAGTGTGGCAACTTCGCCCGTTTCATCAACCACAGCTGCAAC CCCAACTGTTATGCGAAAGTCATCACGGTGGAGTCGCAGAAGAAGATCGTGATCTACTCCAGGCAGCCCATCAACGTTAACGAGGAGATCACGTACGACTACAAGTTCCCCATAGAGGACGTTAAGATCCCCTGTTTGTGTGGGGCCGAGAACTGCAGGGGAACGCTGAATTAA